CACCCAACCACCCTCTCACACTTGTATTGTCAGACATGATTGCCCCTTACTGCGGCTGGTTCCCTGATCACCCCTGGTCACTGTGCTCCTGCGCGTCCCTGTATCCTTTGTTCATCCTTCATTTGTGGCACGGAGTCCAGCGTCTATTTGTTGCCCTGACAGGACAGACTCCGGTGGGTAGGTGGGCCAGGCTCCTGGAGCTCACAGGCTAGGGGACAGATTAACCAgttcccctctccacccagggAACCGAGCCATCGGGGCTGCggaaggggcaggcagggccagctCCGGAAGAACCCAGCTGCGGCTAGGTACCCACCCCGCTCAATACAGTTTCACTATTTGTCAAAGCCTCAGTATCTCCTGGGGACTTACAACCTAGCAAAGATGACAGTTCCCCTACATTAATATACAGACTTTATAGCATCAGTCCACCTTCCCAACTCATAGGACCACATCTGTGTCAATTTTTCCTGGCAGTGTCTTTTATTCCTATtagtgttttaataattttattggaATAAATTACATTTTGAGTTAAACTAGCACCCATGTCATTTACttgtttaaaacattatttcaagCATCATCCTTTTCTCTAGCCATGCACACAGAGATGCGAGCGCCACAGACTTTTGTGGCTTTGGCTGGTGTCACTGTTGGCAGCGCGGGTTAGACTCTGCCGCAGGTACGGCGCAGCCCCAGACCTGGACAGCTGAGCGCAAGTTTACTCCTTTCTCATGCGCTGTCTGCCGCTGGTGTGCCCATGGTCCAGGCAGCTGTCCTCTGCGTGCGGACTTAGTGAGCAAGGCTGCTTTTGATTTTGTGGCTCCTCCATCTTATCTGAAAGCTTCTGCACTTGCTGccgaggggaggagagaggctgagGGTCCCCCTGGGACTTCTCACTGCTTCATCACAGAAGTGACACTCTTCATACTCTGCTCTCATTTCATTGACCAAAACTCGTCACAGGGTCCTGCCGAAGGGTGAGGGGGCTGGGAAGCAGAGCCTTCCCACTTCCCGGGAGCAGAAGAAGGGCAGATGGCAGGAAGCCACGGAGATCCGGCCATGCACGTGCTCTCCGCCTCCTTGGGTTTGGAGAGATCCTTGGTGGGttaaagcagaagagaaactctcaggaattgttttattttattttatttttagattttatccatttatttttagagagcatggaagggagggagaaagagagggagagaaatatcaatgtgtggttgcctctcacatgcccccaagtggggacctggcccacaacccaggcatgtgccctgatcgggaattgaactggcaaccctttggttcatagcccacacCCAATGcattgagctacaccaaccagggctcaggTGTTGTTTTGAAGTGGCAGTAAAAGGAACAGATAATATGGGGATGGAGAAGGTATGGGGTGTGAGAATGTAGGGGGTGATATCTCCCCAAAAATAGGAATTGAGGGAAGGGCAGATGGTCTTGGGGTGACCAGCCATGAGAAAGGGATGGACACCAGACAAGCTTATGGACTAAGAGAAATAACCAAGTGGAAATAGGACTCGGCGGGCAGGTCAATGACAGATATGACAGAGTGAAAgtactgagaaaaagaaagacgATAATTAACTTTTATTGAGTGCTGGCCATGCACCTGGTACTTGCcaaacattttatgtttgttaACCCAGTCCTGTCAACAACCAGCGATGCTGGTACTATCAGAACCCTCATTTAACAAACAAGAAAtgcagagatgttaagtaacttgtccaaggtcacccatcTTGTGACTGGCAGAGCTGgaccttccaccccacccccaaacctgaCGTCTGTCTGACTTTGTAGCCGGGGCTCTTAGCAGCTGTGCTGTGCCACCTGTTAGAATGTCCTTAAAGTGGAGACAGGAACAGGGAGGAGAAACTTTCATCCCTTGACATGTGCCAGGCCCCGGGCACtctattttcttgtattttaggACCTGCCAGACATAGAGGAGATGCTCGATGAAcactcctccccttcctgctccttctgAACTTCCCGGGGAAAAGGGCAGGCATATGGACCCCGTGTCCCATTCGGCCACTGTCTGTTTTCAAAGCTGtgagtgggatggggtggggagtcTTGTCCCTCGGGCCAGTCTGCCAGACTGCCTGCTggctggaagaggaaggaggaaggctgTTTGGCCTGAGCATACTTGCAGGATGTTTCTGGGGACAGATGGGAACGCTTACGTGTGGGTGCTTTGCAAAACATCCTCCTGCAGCCTCCACCAGCAGGGCTGCCAGGATAATGTGTGGGTGCTGGGCAGGCAGACGTGGGCTCACCTCCCTCTTCTGCCACCTGCTGACTGCATGCAGGGGCTTTGCCTCTAAACTTTGGGTTCTTCACCCGGAACATGCAGGCAGTGACAGTCCTGGGGGAGTAAATGAGAGAATCCATGTATCTCACCCGGGCCCTGGTAAGACACTGAACATTCTACCAATGCAGACATCCTCCCTGTGTCAGAGATCTGGAAAGGGTGGTCCGGCACTTTCCCAGGCTTGTGACACATACTGACTGACATGGCTGGGGCTTGAATCCAGGCCTGTGCACAGAGTTAACCCTCTTCATAGGGCAAGCCTGACAGTGACCTTGCAGGGGGAACATGCATTTTAGGTCCAGTACCCGAGAGGGTAAGCTTGGGTGCCCGGTCCCATGAGGGGCCCTTCCTCAGACAGGGTAGTCCTGGCTGGCAGCTGGTGGCCAGGAGAGTTGCCAGGGCCCCTGACAGGGCCAGTTTCGGAAAACGAGCCCAGCCCTGTGTCCTCTCTGAGTGAGTGCCAGCGATCCCCAACTCAAAAAATTGCAACAGACTGAAATGAAGGCAGTTAACCACCAGGAGGATGAGGGCTCTGTTCTTGTGAAGCCCAGCAGAAGGGGCATCGTCAGGAAAGGCCCTGGTGGCAGCAAGGTGGCGGTGGGGTTGGTGAGTCTCTGGGGGCactgaaacatcaaatcatttaGGCCACTGCTCAGCCATAGGTCCAGTCCTGCAAGGGGACAGAAATGCCACCATGATGGTGGGTTCTAACCCAGTGGCTGGATTCAGAGACTGGtagcttgggggtggggtgacagCAGAGCTGCGACCATGGCAGTGTGCAGACTGTCCTCACCCCAGGACTCACATAGGTCTGTGTTGGCCTGAGTCTATTTTTTATAGGTGGAGGTCAAGTTCCACAAGTTCAGATGGACGAATGacaaatggaaggtgaaataggTTCCCTAATCTCATGGCAAAAGGTCAGGAAGGCATGGGGCCCTCCTATGAGCCTTTTATAAGAGCAAGTCCCGGCAGACTCTGCAGACAGATGGCTCTGTGAATGCCAGCTCTCCCCAGGTGTTGTTTTGTGACTTATCAAGTCCCTTAATTTAAATTTACCTGAGCTtgttttcttcatctgcaaagtggggaagATGATATTGACTTGTCATGGGTGGTGACATCGCTGACCTTCCATAAATGCAGTGATCTTTCCTGATACCCACTGACAACATTTTTGAACACCTGCTGTATGCAGGGTCCTGGGCTGGGACTGGTAAGGGTGAGCAGAGTCAGACAGGGACCCTGCCCTCATGGCCCAGGAACTGTACAGTTAGCAAGTGCGGCAAGGCTGCCCTACAATAGGTCCTGGGACCTGAGGGCTCCCCGGGAGCTCACACTACAGAGCAGGGGGGAGGTGCCTTCCCCTCCTAaggtctccctctttctcctagGCTTTGCATTCAGTGCTGGGGTGCCACTGAGGAGGGTGCTCTCCAAACCCACACCAGGACTTGTGGTGTCGTGGGTGTGAGAGACTGTGGCCTCCATGAGAACAAGGCTTGCTACTTGTAGTCTCCATTTCCGCAGATTTGACGTCGGAGCTGCAGTAGCTCCTTCCTTCTCCAAGGTCTCTGGGACCGGGTGATGGCCACCAGCTCCAGTGTGGGTCCTGCAGGCACAAATCCCATTGGGGCCCAGGTGTACTGACAGAAGCCCAAGCAGCCAAAGGAAAGCTTCTGGACCAAACTGACATCTCTGGGCCAGGGTCAAAACTGTGGAGGGTGGAGTTAGGTGGCTGATGGGGACGGGAGGGGCTGGACCTGGGAGGAagctggagaaggggaagaaagggtttcttgttcactcaacaaacatttattgagcacctactctgccCTATGCCCTGTTGGGCTACTGCCTTTCTCAAGGCTAGGAGTGGGATGGCCAGATGATTCTGGTCCCAGAAGCCCACTTTGCCAGATTTGTGTAAGCCAAGCCAactgcagggagggaaggaggaaggaggaaaaccaCTGGGAATCAGGAGTGAACAAGACAGATAaaagtctctgccctcatggCGCTGACATTATTGTTAGCAGAGGCACATGATCGGCAAGTAAAATATATGTTAGGTGGTGATAACTGGTAAGGAGGGAGAataaggcagggaaggagggcccAGAAGTATGCAGATGTTGAGATTTTAGGTGAGGTGACAAGGGGGGCCTCGTTTACCCAGAGCAAGAAAAAGACCTGGAGAAAGCAAGGCAACAGGCTGTGTGGTGTCTGAGGAAAGAACACTCCTGGCTGTGGAGTAGCAGGTGCAAAGGCAATGAGGTGGAGCATGCTTGGTGGGTGTGAGGAGCTTGGCTGGCTGAGGCTGTGtgagctggggtgagggggaggccaGTGGGAAGTAGGTCAGAGGTGAAGAGGGAGCTAGACTATAGGACCTTTTAGGTTGCAGGGAGGATTCTACTGGGAGCCTGTGGAGGGCTCTATGCAGAGGAATGGTGAGATCTGTCTTAGATTTAACAGGATCATTTGACTGCTCTGTTGAGAACAGGGTGTATGGGGCGGTGGCAGAAGCAAGGGGATCAGTTCAGAGGAGGCCACTCCAATATTCCAGATGTATTGTTTTCCACTGTGCCCCCAGGACACAGCATGCTTCCTAGTACAGAGCAGGcactcaatcaatatttattgaatgatgtGGGGATTAGTGATGTCCAAATACTAGTTTTCAGATGGGTACTGTGTAGACTATATGGAGAAAGTATGGAAATACTGCAGATCCCAGGTACTGCTGCTGGGGATCTTGATCCAATAGTTTTCTGATGGGAGAGAGGAATCTGGGTTTTCAGTACAGTCTGCAGATAAttctgggcagggctggctttCTGTGTCAGAAATGTTTTTGTCTGCAAGTAAGAGAGACTGACCAACAATGGCTTAAACaaagaaagctttatttttatttacaataatccTGGATGAGGATGGCTGCTGGTTTGACCTTATCATCATTTGGCTCGGTCAAATGATGATAGGGTCAAGGTCTTTGACATCCTCTTGGGCTTTTCCTCATTGTATCAAGggggctgctgtggccccaggcATCACATCCTCAAtcaaggcaggaagaagggaggggcaggggagtgttacctattttctgtctctttcatcAGAAGAGCATAAGCATTCACAGAAGTCTCTGTAGACTTCCTGTTAAATTTCACTGCCCATACCTGGTCACATGCTTACTCCAAGCTTCAAAGGAGGCTGGAACAGTGAGAATCTGGATTTACAACCTCTACAGTGGGAGGTTGCTGGAGAGGAGTTGGGTCTGACCACTGGGGAGTAAATGGGAGTGTCTGCCATGGTTCCATGGGACAGATGGTACTTGAGGTCCCTTCTATTCTAGGGCTTTGTCTCCTCAACTTGCCACCTCCATGAAGCACCCCTGATGGCCCCTGAGTAAAATGCTAAGGGGCCTACTCCAGGTTAAAGACTCTATCATCCTTCTCTTCATGTGTCTGAACAACACATCAACCTCTGAGGTGGCTTCTCTGGGGCAGTGGTGGTCTTTATGAAGGATAATACATCCTGAGCATCAACTCATTTCGCAGACTTTTAAAACAGTGGTACCACACTCTAATCTCTGAGAGCCTTTTGGAGCtcaacttacacacacacacacacacacacacacacacacacacacacaggcagcatGTCTCTATTCACATCCCCATGTGGGCACCGCACATGGGAAAAGGACATCCTGATCACGTAGTCAGGAGGGAGACCAGGATGGCCCCTTTCCTGGGGTGGTCCTGCTGCTGGTAAGAATCAGACAGCATCCCAGTGGCAGCTcttcctggcagttctgggtgtgaaaagaaatgcttttctAGCCCTGCTTGCTCGCCTTCCACGGTGGGTTTACAAAACCAGAGGCAGGGTTTATTCttcaggagagaaagaaacagacctgatttattctttaaacctttaaaaatgggaGCAAAAGGTGAAAACATTTGGTGTCCCATGGGAGGGATCTTTGGAAGTCACTGGAGCTGGCCCAGGTGATGAAAACCAAGTGGTGGTGGTCTTGGGTTCAGAGACTGCACATGGGGACTCCACGGGGCCAGGCTGTGAGGGTGGCAGTGGGCTCGTCAACCCGCTGGTTCTATCTCTAGAAACCTGTAGGACCCCTGTATATCTGCTCTCCATAGGTTTTAGGAAAAGGTAACGAAATTTTTTTTGGCTATAATTGTACCTTAACAGTATGGTAGGAAATGCAGATTGGCAATTTTATACATCTCTGGTGAAAACCACAATCACATACCTGACACAATTCGCTAGGCTTTAAAAGTCTTCTCAGGCCTGGGGTCCCTGGGGTGGGCTGGATAGTAAAGAGCCTCGAGGGCTGCAGAGGTGGGTGGGAACCCCCAGGGCACAGGTCCATGGGAGCTGGGGGGTAGAGATGGCTTCAGGGGTGATCTTTCCAATATTTAGCACCCCTGGGTGCTCCAGCTTTGCTGCTTAGTGTGGTCCTAGaagcctgttagaaatgcagaatctcagcctccaccccagatctactgaatcagaagccgcattttaacaagatccccagtgATTTGTAGGCACAATGAAGTTTGGAAAGCGCTTTTCTAGAAGTCTgggaacaggaaggctgcagccctggctagGTGTGGTTACAAGGCCCGGACAGGGTGGGctgtggagaggagagggtgtgggggaaaGGCTGGCAAATTCTAAGAAGCTGTCTTTGTTAGTACCTTTCCCACTTGCCAGGATGTGAGCCAGAGGCCACCTGCGGGCTGCACTGCTCTGCCCTTCCTCACCAAGAACTGAGAACTGTTTTCCCCTTGGTTGGCTTTCAAGGCAGGTGTCCCAAATGCTCCATTACTTGCTTCACACCTGGCTGCAGGTAAAACCATGAGCAGGGAAGCTCTCTGAAACCTGTGAGTCAGGCTGCCCAGAGAAGCAGGGCCCCACGGGGGCCTGCACAGCATGGAGGGCTTGTCAGGCCAGGGGGCCcctgtcctcccttccccactccgcCAGGAGAATCTCAGCAGGACTCAGAAGCCTCTTCAGGAAGAGGTGCTTTGTCAAAGTTTTCCCAGCAGTGGCTTTCTCTTGGAGCAGGAGGGGTGGGCGCTCAGAAGGAAAATCCTGGAGGCTTTTGGGGGTTCGGGGAAGGGGATAGGCATGCCCTCTGGGACAATGCATTTTTACAGGAGCAAGCGTGAACATCAAAGATGTCCCAAGGCCTGGGGTTCCAGGGCTGCCAgatgcagaggggctgggggagggcgggggccagGGGTGGGCTGTGGGGTTCTGAGGTGCCACCAGCCAGCTCTACAGCACTCTCTCTTCACTCGTCAGCGTGGCAATTCTCCGCAGGTTTTCCCTGACTTTAATGAATTCGGGGGCATGgtcctcttccttttctggtgGTTTTTCCAgctgaaggagagaggaaaggtgcCAAGTGGGTGGGACTAGGGGAATTCTGAGTTTCAAAAGCCACTGGGTTTGGACCAAGGGTCCTCTCTGGAGAAACAGAATCAGGGATCAGTTCTGCCACCAGCCTGGTAGCTTGGGCGACAGAGCTGAGACTAAGTTCTGCCTGTGAGGCCTAGTTCAGATTGCTTCCTtcttctgggcctcagcttcctcatctctaaaatgggaatgcCACCTCTTTCACAGGGCAGCTGTAggaatgaaattagaaaccaCATATAATAGACTGGGCCGATGAGGAAACTGCGCTTTGGAGAAGGGAAGCCACcggcccaaagtcacacagctaagtgAGTGGCAGAACGAGGACTCAGGCCAGTGGTAGACTCATGGTCCAGTCCTCATTTTGCTCATCTAGCCACTGTGGCCACATGCAGAGCTCTTCCTTGGGCCAGCTGACATTCTTGGAGGCACACACGGGCTAGGTGCCCCTCACTCACCTGGTTCAGCCTCTGCTGCCGTCTCAGCAGCTCCTGCTCAAAAGGGCACTGCAGCCGCTtggcctccagctcctccttcttcttcttgatGAGCTGGTTCCGCCTGCGGTGTTCTAGGACGCGCTGCAGCTCCGGCTTGCTGTCCACGCCcaggcccctggggtgggggggactcgTCAGGAGACCCCAGCTCCCCCATCCCAGTCTCAGGGCTGCACCCTATGGTGACACCAACCTACACCATTATCTCTTATTTCGTGTAATCCTCCTGGCTGCCCTGGTGGCGGGACCCTTACTGCCCCATACACAGAGAAGGCAAGGGGGGCTCCTAGGGCTTCAGACACTGGTCCGAGGCACAGCTCCAAAGGGGCTGCATGAGGATTTGCCTCCAGGCCTGTCTGACCGCAGAGACCAGCTTTATGTTATTTCAGGTTATTTTCTCAGGGTGTTTCTAGAGGTGGAACTGTCGGGTCAGACTCTCTAAAAGATTTTGGGCACCTTTCCACCTGCCCCTTAGAAAAGGTTCCCAGTTTATACTTCTGTGAACAGTGTACAAGGGTATCTATTTCTCCCCACTGTCACCATCCAGTCTTTTGAATTTGAGAATCTGGTAGGTAAGAAACAATATcaggttttcatttgtttctttgattaTTAGTCACATCAAATAGTCTTTGAGATGTTTACCAGCTATTTGCATTTCCTCTTTTGTGAACTATACCcatcttctgttcatttttccttAGGGATTTATAAGCTAGGTACATATTAATTTTTGTCTGTTATTATATTGCAAATTATTTCCCCTGATGTGTctttaggctttaaaaaaattgtggtgaTGACTCTAAAAGGCAGCCACAGAAATACTCATGACGTactaagaggaaaacaaacatcAAGGATACAAAATGTTATCTGCTGGAAGGTCCTTGGCACACAGCTGAAAACAAGAATGGCAATCACAGCCGGCCCGCGCCAATACTGGAAGCGGCCAGGAGAGGGAGCTGTGTGGGCGCCACCACCTCCCTTCAGGAATTGTGAGCTGGGACTATTTTCCAGGCCTTGGAGTGGGAGCTGGCAGAGGCTCAGCTTCCCTCTCCACTAGTCCACATTCTCTTAATTGCTGAGCTCTAGCTCTGCCATCTTGGGCCTCTCTCTTTCACTGCCCTGCGCCCCCCGTCCCCGCCCTGGGGTCTCTCTGCTCCACTCATGCTCCCTCCAGGATTGTGACACTTCTGCTTGAGACCCTTCCCAGGACCACACGGTTCCTCTGTCCTACCTCACAATCTATTTTCCAGCCACATTGAGAAACTGGtgtttcctgtccatttgcacATGCTCATCTgtctgctgggaatataccccatCAAAGCACCCACCAAACCACCTGGTTATGCATCTGCCCCCCTCTGTTAGGGCAGGAACATTCCTTCTGCATCCCCAGGGTCTAGCACAGTgctaggtgctcagtaaatgtatgTGGCGGCCAGGGCCACAGTGGGTAGCTTTTGAACCTTCACATTTTCTGTTGGTGAACATGTGGGGTACCCCCAGCCCTCCTCAagctcccaggagccccaggaTTGCAACCAGGCCTGCCTTCTGTGAGGGGCACCTCCTCAAACTGCAGCAGGCCCAAGGAGGGGTTTGCCAGGAGGTGGCAGCCTAGCTCCACTCCCACCTTCTGTGGTTCATGAGCAGCTCTCGGTGCAGCTCCTGGTGGCTCCGGGAGGCCTTCACGGGGTTCAGCAGCTTCTTGGGCTTGATGAGCTCCGGGTTCCACTCTCTGTACTCAGGCCGGGCCATCAGGCCGCCAATGTCTGCCCGCTCCCTCTGGATCTCTGAGTACATGGAGGCTGTAGAGATAAGCAGAGGGGTTGGCCAGAGCTGGCCACAGTCTCACCAGTCCCTGCGGGCATAGCAGAAGGGCAAGGGTCTTGGCGTTAGATGAAACTTGGCCACCTGCCACCCactgctgtgtggccctgggcaggctAGCCGactctctgagccttaatttcctcaaCTGTGGAATGAGGATGACTGAACCTGTGCACAGGGTCATGTGAGGGCTGGAGATGAGTTTGTAAAGTGGGGATTAGAGCTGAAGCACTGCTGGGTCACAAACAACTGGTGACTCGTGCAAATGCTTTTGGCCTGACTTTGAAAAAAACAGCTGCCCTGCCTTGAAAGGGATTGCACTTGAGCTTCTGTTTTCCAAtgagctcagaaaaggaataaatatttaaaaggagcAATAAGTACTCATTAAAGATAATTTGGATAAAtgctttaattaaaagaaaatatcactcCTTATTGCTCAACTTTCCTATCCAGAATCccatattcctccatggaaatgtccagcttttctctttctccagatCAAAGAGGAGTGCACGAAGTCCCGAAACCGCCGTGCCTCTGCTGACAGAGGGACGGCTGCCATCTCTGGTGCAGATGTCTGGCTTCTCCATGGCCTCGTTTCTACTGCAGCAGCTTGACATTTGTCAACTAATTGAAATTCAGGCAGAAGGGTTCCCTCCTCCACAAGCTGGCTACATATCCTTTAAGTACTCAAAACTTTAAGTgcatagaaagaaagagagagagatttcttctAAAAAAGTGTCAGGGAGGTGACGCAGCCTGGCCATTAGCTGCTTACAGTAAATAGAGTGAAAATTTAGGGATTGGCTCTGCCCCCTTCACAAGTCCTGCTTTTCTGAGGTTGAGCCTCTGCTGTATGCTAGGTGGCAGAGTCTGGTCTGCTCTGTGGTAGACACTCAGTTCATATTTGTCGGTAATTGATAGTAGAAGCTTTGACgttgtacagatgaagaaaccaaggctcacagAGGGTGGTCTTAGGGAGGTATTTGGTTTCCATGAGGCAACCGAGGGGGTGTGTCCCCACTTCACCCACCAGGGTCAGTGCCCCCTTTTGAGGACCACTATGTTGGTTTTGAACAGACTCTCACTTCTCTGCACACCTTGAACTGGGAGGAGAATGAAAACCATTCCCTGCCTGGCTGGGGTTTTATGGGTAAGCCAGAGTCTTCCACGTAAACCAGGCAGGGATGGTGGTCTGTGCAAAAATTTGGAAGTGGGCAACAGCGCAGTGGGGTTGGAGGGTTGTGGAGGGTTGGATGGCTTGTAAATTGCAAGGTGACATTCCGGGGCATGTAGGATCAAAGGGAAGACTGTGCTTGGAAAATGGTGGCACTCCAGACACACACTGGGCATTTCTACTATTACCCATGGCAGGCGCTTTTAGGAGGGTTACAGAGAGACCACGGGTGTAAAAGTGCTGTGTAAATTGGAAGAAgtgttaattattataaaatattttgaatgtagaTTAAGTGTCAGAGCAAAGAGacataacttaatttttttttgaattctcattctCAGAACTGTTTCTAAAATGTGAATTCTAatgaatttcctttcttctctttttcatacAGCTGTTTGTTTTCAGGTTATATCTTTCCTAATTTTTTGGTCCTTAAAAATGATCATGGTAGTATTTAGTAGTTAAAAGTgggcatttgacaaaataaacAGTTGGTGATAGCAATATCCTCCCTGTTTAgaaatgtgaatattttcttaGTCTTTGGGGTTAAGTTGTCTGGGAGTCAATGCATCAGAACACCCCACTTcagattttagtttggggaattACCCACTCCCCCATGATGCCTATTCCCATTGCCACGTCCCAGCCATATTCC
This DNA window, taken from Phyllostomus discolor isolate MPI-MPIP mPhyDis1 chromosome 7, mPhyDis1.pri.v3, whole genome shotgun sequence, encodes the following:
- the FAM107A gene encoding actin-associated protein FAM107A isoform X3, translated to MYSEIQRERADIGGLMARPEYREWNPELIKPKKLLNPVKASRSHQELHRELLMNHRRGLGVDSKPELQRVLEHRRRNQLIKKKKEELEAKRLQCPFEQELLRRQQRLNQLEKPPEKEEDHAPEFIKVRENLRRIATLTSEERVL
- the FAM107A gene encoding actin-associated protein FAM107A isoform X2; translated protein: MAQRLGERARGPAEATGLYRAVLLRSASMYSEIQRERADIGGLMARPEYREWNPELIKPKKLLNPVKASRSHQELHRELLMNHRRGLGVDSKPELQRVLEHRRRNQLIKKKKEELEAKRLQCPFEQELLRRQQRLNQLEKPPEKEEDHAPEFIKVRENLRRIATLTSEERVL
- the FAM107A gene encoding actin-associated protein FAM107A isoform X1; its protein translation is MGATQGKKKEYSPQAIFHNENEKQRLNGAASMYSEIQRERADIGGLMARPEYREWNPELIKPKKLLNPVKASRSHQELHRELLMNHRRGLGVDSKPELQRVLEHRRRNQLIKKKKEELEAKRLQCPFEQELLRRQQRLNQLEKPPEKEEDHAPEFIKVRENLRRIATLTSEERVL